In a genomic window of Curtobacterium sp. MCBD17_035:
- a CDS encoding GntR family transcriptional regulator — MSSAERAYEHTKHQIIRGELPGGTLLSEGVVCQELGISRTPVHEAFLRLAAEQLLTLESRKGAVVRRMSPSESADVLEMREAVEASAATRALRGGPRPDLVPVLDDLLRDQADAIAEHDVDRFVDADDAFHTAVVAAAENPVAVHFTRLLHDRQQRLRHQLIRVRPEQLHPALDQHRALARAVAAGDAARYAEVLRDHVAGHRGAL; from the coding sequence CGCCTACGAGCACACGAAGCACCAGATCATCCGCGGTGAACTCCCTGGCGGTACCCTCCTCAGCGAGGGGGTCGTCTGCCAGGAGCTCGGCATCAGCCGGACCCCGGTGCACGAGGCGTTCCTCCGGCTCGCCGCGGAGCAACTGCTCACGCTCGAGTCCCGGAAGGGCGCCGTCGTCCGCCGCATGTCCCCGAGCGAGTCCGCCGACGTCCTCGAGATGCGGGAAGCGGTCGAGGCGTCCGCGGCGACCCGAGCACTCCGCGGTGGCCCGCGTCCGGACCTCGTGCCCGTGCTCGACGACCTCCTGCGCGACCAGGCCGACGCGATCGCGGAACACGACGTGGACCGGTTCGTCGACGCCGACGACGCGTTCCACACCGCGGTCGTCGCGGCCGCGGAGAACCCCGTCGCGGTGCACTTCACCCGCCTCCTCCACGACCGCCAGCAACGCCTCCGGCACCAGCTCATCCGGGTCCGTCCCGAACAGCTCCACCCGGCGCTCGACCAGCACCGCGCACTGGCCCGGGCCGTCGCCGCCGGCGACGCCGCCCGCTACGCCGAGGTGCTCCGCGACCACGTCGCCGGGCACCGGGGCGCGCTGTGA
- a CDS encoding MFS transporter, protein MDTSTGAVPLQRTGPPGRPGVTSRRAARVRPWLAVWGAVFVCSWGGNQFSPLLLMYQERAHYSTLLVNAFLGVYVLGLAPALLVAGSLSDRHGRRPLMLVGVTAALVGSGLLALGPFGAGYLAAGRLCSGITVGIAMAVGNSWVKELSQGRYDPVADAGSGARRASLAFTLGSGSGALVAGCMAQWGPVPEVLPFLVHIAVAVPFLVVVLRAPETHTSGGVTGPWWRQLRVPSAGHRRFVRVVMVSAPLVFASAAIAYGYLPTQLHDATGRWGLVFATAATVVALGVSSAVQPIAGRVHSVSSARGLVVAVLVMTVGIAVVALAIAADSVWIGLVANAVVGAGMGIALVSSLLEVQRIASSRDLAGLTGVFYAVAYAGFLAPAVIAAVAAVAPVTAILLVVVGLGLVAWVLVGVSSRRHLPAAAAGVGPDDPTAHLG, encoded by the coding sequence GTGGACACGTCGACGGGAGCGGTCCCGTTGCAGCGGACCGGGCCTCCCGGCCGGCCCGGTGTGACGAGCCGGCGGGCAGCACGGGTGCGGCCGTGGCTCGCGGTGTGGGGCGCCGTCTTCGTCTGCTCGTGGGGCGGCAACCAGTTCAGCCCGCTGCTGCTCATGTACCAGGAGCGTGCGCACTACTCGACGCTCCTCGTCAACGCGTTCCTCGGCGTGTACGTCCTCGGTCTCGCACCGGCACTGCTCGTCGCCGGGTCGCTCTCCGACCGGCACGGACGCCGCCCCCTCATGCTCGTCGGGGTCACGGCGGCGCTCGTCGGCAGCGGCCTCCTGGCCCTCGGTCCGTTCGGCGCGGGGTACCTCGCGGCCGGGCGACTCTGCTCCGGGATCACCGTGGGCATCGCCATGGCCGTCGGGAACAGCTGGGTGAAGGAACTGTCCCAGGGCCGGTACGACCCGGTGGCCGACGCCGGATCGGGCGCACGACGGGCATCGCTCGCGTTCACCCTCGGATCCGGCAGCGGCGCACTCGTCGCCGGCTGCATGGCCCAGTGGGGCCCGGTCCCCGAGGTGCTGCCGTTCCTCGTGCACATCGCCGTCGCGGTCCCGTTCCTCGTCGTCGTGCTGCGCGCACCCGAGACCCACACGTCCGGCGGCGTCACCGGGCCCTGGTGGCGGCAGCTCCGCGTGCCGTCGGCCGGACACCGGCGCTTCGTCCGCGTGGTCATGGTGTCGGCCCCGCTCGTGTTCGCGTCCGCCGCGATCGCGTACGGCTACCTGCCCACCCAGTTGCACGACGCGACCGGACGCTGGGGGCTCGTCTTCGCGACCGCCGCGACGGTCGTCGCGCTCGGGGTGTCGAGTGCGGTCCAACCGATCGCCGGACGGGTGCACTCCGTGTCGAGCGCGCGCGGGCTCGTCGTCGCCGTGCTCGTGATGACCGTCGGCATCGCGGTCGTCGCGCTCGCGATCGCGGCCGATTCGGTCTGGATCGGGCTCGTGGCGAACGCGGTCGTCGGTGCCGGCATGGGCATCGCCCTGGTGTCGAGCCTGCTCGAGGTGCAGCGGATCGCGTCGAGTCGGGACCTCGCAGGCCTCACCGGCGTGTTCTACGCGGTCGCGTACGCGGGGTTCCTCGCCCCGGCCGTGATCGCCGCGGTGGCCGCCGTCGCGCCCGTGACGGCGATCCTGCTCGTGGTCGTCGGCCTCGGTCTCGTGGCGTGGGTGCTCGTGGGCGTCTCGTCGCGCCGCCACCTGCCCGCCGCGGCCGCGGGCGTCG